The following are encoded in a window of Stigmatella erecta genomic DNA:
- a CDS encoding RluA family pseudouridine synthase — protein MIEYRIEEDSVGMRLDKYLRKRLANMPTSHLFKMIRVKKVRVNGKRAQPEQLLAAGDVIAIRGDEKQLLGQDKGAERLPPPPPPVDPSELVILLEDDWMMAVDKPSGMAVHTGSGITGGTLVDYVRAYLGPKAVRNDFTASPAHRLDRETSGVILVAKRRPAMVHFTEVFTESLARKRYLTLVKGKMPKDSGVIELPLSEHQQTAESKARRGVNMQEALTRWKVIRQSSEVALLSCSIETGRTHQIRRHLAAVGHPVAGDRKYGDFAFNRDVRARWGLKRLFLHAERIEFPHPQHGGKVTVEAKVPPELKDILKRAALEPS, from the coding sequence ATGATCGAGTACCGAATCGAAGAAGACAGTGTGGGGATGCGGCTGGACAAGTACCTCCGCAAGCGCCTGGCCAACATGCCCACCAGTCATCTGTTCAAGATGATCCGGGTCAAGAAGGTCCGGGTGAACGGAAAGCGGGCCCAGCCCGAGCAGCTCCTGGCCGCCGGGGACGTCATTGCCATCCGGGGCGATGAGAAGCAGCTGCTCGGCCAGGACAAGGGCGCCGAGCGCCTGCCACCCCCCCCGCCCCCCGTGGACCCGTCCGAGCTGGTCATCCTCCTGGAGGACGACTGGATGATGGCCGTGGACAAGCCCAGCGGCATGGCGGTGCACACCGGCAGCGGAATTACCGGGGGCACCCTGGTGGACTATGTGCGCGCCTACCTGGGCCCCAAGGCGGTGCGAAATGACTTCACCGCCTCACCCGCGCACCGGCTGGACCGGGAGACCTCCGGCGTCATCCTGGTCGCCAAGCGGCGCCCGGCGATGGTCCACTTCACCGAGGTGTTCACGGAAAGCCTGGCCCGGAAGCGCTACCTCACCCTGGTGAAGGGCAAGATGCCCAAGGACTCCGGGGTGATTGAGCTGCCCCTCTCGGAGCACCAGCAGACGGCCGAGTCCAAGGCGCGCCGGGGGGTGAACATGCAGGAGGCGCTCACCCGGTGGAAGGTCATCCGCCAGTCGAGCGAGGTGGCGCTCCTCTCCTGCTCCATCGAGACCGGGCGCACCCATCAGATAAGAAGACACTTGGCCGCGGTGGGCCACCCCGTGGCCGGTGACCGCAAATATGGTGACTTTGCCTTCAACCGGGATGTGCGGGCCCGGTGGGGGCTGAAACGTCTGTTCCTGCACGCTGAGCGCATCGAATTTCCGCACCCCCAGCATGGCGGGAAGGTGACGGTGGAGGCGAAGGTGCCTCCGGAGCTGAAGGACATCCTCAAACGCGCTGCGCTAGAACCTTCATGA
- a CDS encoding pentapeptide repeat-containing protein yields the protein MPKAPSIEKLLQSGSAEWNKLRKSGQVSTDHTGATFTQLFSANADLSGLELVGSEWERCDLSKMNFRDADLSNAYFHGGRLQDCDFRGANLEGATFERLKLLRCDFTGAKGLDDLEMDEVDMDRVQGLDGEEAPPPPPPPAQGITAFTREQREKALGAAAAAVAGPAAEELPPFKPQDPPGSLLFRALKRLPAPPPWVLDVPGLRPLLPQRLPPGSSLEGMYREAVKTRLENKKPSADPGAVERAQKALRLGGKDSAVAAMYLREVGVLPLSRFSAAKVLKDALRAEVEVDDLTGSIDPRVAGALLELRLTHEVVEHVQEVRRRLAATQLYTALMEAGFTPENNWDEALESADAALELAQLATGEDRNALFEGFQVFAALPDEARLRRLAYLAESVSNLELLSRLPEGMEPQWLTGPETRECHDREMTYVQALRAQDIPAKVPALAKTELGVPEGQVPEDSDDDLFVHLRCDVCGKEKLIVQSRID from the coding sequence ATGCCGAAGGCTCCCAGTATCGAGAAGCTTCTCCAAAGTGGTTCAGCGGAGTGGAACAAGCTCCGCAAGTCCGGTCAGGTCTCCACCGACCATACGGGCGCTACCTTCACGCAGCTGTTCTCCGCCAACGCGGACCTGTCGGGCCTAGAGCTCGTGGGCTCCGAGTGGGAGCGCTGCGACCTCTCCAAGATGAACTTCCGCGACGCGGACCTGTCCAACGCCTACTTCCACGGCGGCCGGCTCCAGGACTGTGACTTCCGCGGCGCCAACCTCGAGGGGGCCACCTTCGAGCGGCTGAAGTTGCTGCGCTGTGACTTCACCGGCGCCAAGGGGCTGGACGACCTGGAGATGGACGAGGTGGACATGGACCGGGTGCAGGGTCTGGACGGCGAGGAAGCCCCGCCCCCGCCCCCGCCCCCCGCCCAGGGCATCACCGCCTTCACGCGCGAGCAGCGGGAGAAGGCCCTGGGGGCCGCCGCGGCCGCCGTGGCCGGCCCCGCCGCGGAGGAGCTGCCCCCTTTCAAGCCCCAGGATCCTCCGGGCTCTCTGCTCTTCCGGGCCTTGAAGCGGCTGCCAGCGCCGCCTCCGTGGGTGCTGGACGTGCCGGGCCTGCGCCCGCTGCTGCCCCAGCGCCTGCCCCCGGGCTCCTCGCTGGAGGGGATGTACCGCGAGGCGGTGAAGACGCGGCTGGAGAACAAGAAGCCCTCGGCGGACCCGGGCGCGGTGGAGCGGGCGCAGAAGGCGCTGCGGCTGGGCGGCAAGGACTCGGCCGTGGCGGCCATGTACCTGCGCGAGGTGGGCGTGCTGCCGCTCTCGCGCTTCTCCGCGGCCAAGGTGCTCAAGGACGCGCTGCGCGCCGAGGTGGAGGTGGATGACCTGACGGGCTCCATCGACCCGCGGGTGGCCGGCGCCCTGCTGGAGCTGCGGCTGACGCACGAGGTGGTGGAGCACGTGCAGGAGGTCCGGCGGCGCCTGGCGGCCACGCAGCTCTACACCGCGCTGATGGAGGCGGGCTTCACCCCGGAGAACAACTGGGACGAGGCGCTGGAGTCGGCCGACGCGGCGCTGGAGCTGGCGCAGCTGGCCACGGGCGAGGACCGCAACGCGCTCTTCGAGGGCTTCCAGGTGTTCGCCGCCCTGCCGGACGAGGCCCGGCTGCGGCGCCTGGCGTACCTGGCCGAGTCGGTGTCCAACCTGGAGCTGCTGAGCCGGCTGCCCGAGGGCATGGAGCCGCAGTGGCTCACCGGCCCCGAGACGCGCGAGTGCCACGACCGGGAGATGACGTACGTGCAGGCGCTCCGGGCCCAGGACATCCCCGCCAAGGTGCCCGCGCTGGCCAAGACGGAGCTCGGCGTGCCCGAGGGCCAGGTGCCCGAGGACAGCGACGACGACCTGTTCGTGCACCTGCGCTGCGACGTGTGCGGCAAGGAAAAGCTCATCGTCCAGTCCCGCATCGACTGA
- a CDS encoding MOSC domain-containing protein has product MSAPLTGHTVRVLVGAEPKRVLTREVPEVRVSLEGVVGDRHAGLTRKADVRTPWFPRGALVRNSRQVSLVSTEELALIASALEVLRVQASWLGANLELSGVPRLTRLPPGTRLFFPEDAVLMMEGENTPCRKAGRAVEPFYPERQALASRFVKAAHQRRGLVGWVERPGLIRPGDAVRVLLPPPVTYSLP; this is encoded by the coding sequence ATGTCCGCGCCCCTCACCGGCCACACGGTCCGCGTCCTCGTGGGAGCCGAGCCGAAGCGCGTCCTCACGCGCGAGGTGCCCGAGGTGCGGGTTTCCCTGGAGGGCGTGGTGGGGGACCGTCACGCGGGGCTGACGCGGAAGGCGGACGTGCGCACGCCGTGGTTTCCCCGGGGTGCGCTCGTGCGCAACTCGCGCCAGGTGTCGCTCGTGTCCACGGAGGAGCTGGCGCTCATCGCCTCCGCGCTGGAGGTGCTCCGGGTGCAGGCCTCCTGGCTGGGGGCGAACCTGGAGCTGTCGGGGGTGCCCCGGCTGACGCGGCTGCCCCCGGGCACGCGCCTGTTCTTTCCCGAGGACGCGGTGCTGATGATGGAGGGGGAGAACACCCCGTGCCGCAAGGCGGGCCGGGCGGTGGAGCCCTTCTACCCGGAGCGGCAGGCGCTGGCCTCCCGCTTCGTGAAGGCCGCCCACCAGCGGCGCGGACTGGTGGGGTGGGTGGAGCGCCCCGGGCTCATCCGGCCAGGGGACGCCGTGCGGGTCCTGCTGCCCCCTCCGGTGACGTACTCCCTGCCGTGA
- a CDS encoding MBL fold metallo-hydrolase has protein sequence MSVELRNTGLHLTGTPLALDAMRKTPLSFVSHGHSDHIARHERTIATAATLRFMTHRLGRVKDPVAVSYNQPFELGPLSLELLSAGHILGSAQLRVVRGDGRRIVYTGDLNVTPSLTAEPVQVAECDTLVIEATFGHPRYRFPPKDEVLGAVETWVRQQLERGVVPVLLGYPLGKSQEAMKYLSGRGFPLVAHTSIYEVTRLYGELGVAIEPVRCFEGTVNPGEVLFFPPHQARSGALAPLWPRATAVLTGWALDPGAAYRYGAQVAFPLSDHADCPSLVNYVKATGAREVITHHGFAEELARLLREDGIDARTLGKPQQLALF, from the coding sequence ATGAGCGTCGAGCTGCGGAACACCGGCCTTCATCTGACGGGTACCCCGCTGGCGCTGGATGCGATGCGCAAGACGCCGCTGTCCTTCGTCAGCCATGGGCACTCGGACCACATCGCGCGCCACGAGCGGACCATCGCCACGGCCGCCACGCTGCGCTTCATGACCCACCGGCTGGGCCGGGTGAAGGACCCCGTGGCGGTCTCCTACAACCAGCCGTTCGAGCTGGGCCCGCTGTCGCTGGAGCTGCTCTCCGCGGGCCACATCCTGGGCAGTGCCCAGCTCCGGGTGGTGCGCGGGGATGGGCGGCGCATCGTTTATACGGGGGACCTGAACGTCACGCCCTCGCTCACGGCGGAGCCGGTGCAGGTGGCCGAGTGCGACACGCTCGTCATCGAGGCCACGTTCGGCCACCCGCGCTACCGCTTCCCGCCGAAGGACGAGGTGCTGGGCGCGGTGGAGACGTGGGTGCGCCAGCAGCTGGAGCGGGGCGTGGTGCCCGTGCTGCTGGGCTATCCGCTGGGCAAGAGCCAGGAGGCGATGAAGTACCTGTCCGGGCGGGGCTTCCCGCTGGTGGCGCACACCTCCATTTACGAGGTGACGCGGCTCTACGGCGAGCTGGGCGTGGCCATCGAGCCCGTGCGGTGCTTCGAGGGAACGGTGAATCCCGGCGAGGTGCTCTTCTTCCCGCCCCACCAGGCCCGCTCCGGGGCCCTGGCGCCCCTGTGGCCGCGCGCCACGGCGGTGCTCACCGGGTGGGCGTTGGACCCGGGCGCCGCGTACCGCTATGGCGCGCAGGTGGCCTTTCCCCTGTCGGACCACGCGGATTGCCCCTCGCTGGTGAACTACGTGAAGGCCACCGGGGCCCGGGAGGTCATCACCCACCACGGCTTCGCGGAGGAGCTGGCCCGGCTGCTGCGGGAGGACGGCATCGACGCGCGCACGCTGGGCAAGCCCCAGCAGCTCGCGCTCTTCTGA
- a CDS encoding DMT family transporter yields MAMTEGASTPERRAQLQADGALVLLTVLWGTSFLAVKDALSHGDPFSFLALRFSVGAAVLSAVVGRRMLSWGNLKHGALLSLFLFGGYLFQTLGLTRTSPARSAFITGLCVLFVPLFALVFYRQVPRIPALVGVVLSAVGLYFLTRADAATSEALSSGDVLTLICAVSYAIHILLTARLAPKQGAGALVAVQLWGVALLSAACLPFVEVRVEWSGAFLGAVLFCGVVASAVAISVQTWAQARTSAVRTALIYALEPVFASLFSVSLGYETLGPREWVGGSLIVLGVVVAEVGATVWDRWRGRTLARA; encoded by the coding sequence ATGGCCATGACTGAGGGGGCTTCGACGCCGGAGCGGCGCGCGCAGCTGCAGGCGGACGGGGCGCTGGTGCTGCTCACCGTGCTCTGGGGCACGTCCTTCCTGGCGGTGAAGGACGCGCTGTCCCACGGGGACCCGTTCTCGTTCCTCGCCCTGCGGTTCAGCGTTGGCGCCGCGGTGCTGAGCGCCGTGGTGGGGCGGCGGATGCTCTCCTGGGGGAACCTGAAGCACGGGGCCCTGCTGTCCCTGTTCCTCTTCGGGGGCTACCTGTTCCAGACGCTGGGGCTGACACGGACCTCCCCGGCGCGCTCGGCCTTCATCACCGGGCTGTGCGTCCTCTTCGTCCCGCTGTTCGCGCTGGTGTTCTACCGCCAGGTTCCGCGAATCCCCGCGCTGGTGGGGGTGGTGCTCTCGGCCGTGGGGCTCTACTTCCTCACCCGGGCGGACGCGGCCACCTCCGAGGCCCTCTCCTCGGGCGACGTGCTCACGCTGATCTGCGCCGTGTCCTACGCCATCCACATCCTCCTGACCGCGCGGCTCGCGCCGAAGCAGGGGGCCGGGGCGCTCGTCGCCGTGCAGCTCTGGGGCGTGGCGCTGCTGTCGGCGGCGTGCCTGCCCTTCGTGGAAGTTCGCGTGGAGTGGTCCGGGGCCTTCCTCGGCGCGGTGCTCTTCTGCGGCGTCGTCGCCAGCGCGGTGGCGATCAGCGTGCAGACGTGGGCCCAGGCGCGCACGAGCGCCGTGCGCACGGCGCTCATCTACGCGTTGGAGCCGGTGTTCGCCTCGCTCTTCTCGGTGTCGCTGGGGTACGAGACGCTGGGCCCCCGGGAGTGGGTGGGCGGCAGCCTCATCGTGCTGGGCGTGGTGGTGGCGGAGGTGGGCGCCACCGTGTGGGACCGGTGGCGCGGCCGGACCCTGGCCAGGGCCTGA
- a CDS encoding GNAT family N-acetyltransferase, with amino-acid sequence MLRCGPEALSRGDVALVRVGRRLIAHVVISTGPLVTASLLGKGDPAGVPLGRVTALRRGWWILPLPRVMRPSLFVGQRMASALWARPLARGVARRLRDFAFSGWSRPMRKQWLGRLEVRLLRAEDLDALLVFAGERLLVSSTFLRRQLLGRWARDGGAVGAAAGAFDAAGRLCGFAYLDSYREEGLALDGLWVRSLVVAPRARRMGVAHRLLGCLLEAARKQGERRIYADVDEDNLASLRTFRRRGFRFASAELIRRVNAEWDASGGSKPLVALERMLDGHD; translated from the coding sequence GTGCTGCGCTGCGGGCCGGAGGCGCTGTCCCGGGGCGATGTGGCGCTCGTGAGGGTGGGGCGCCGGCTCATCGCTCACGTGGTCATCTCCACCGGGCCGCTGGTGACGGCGTCGCTGCTGGGCAAGGGAGACCCCGCGGGGGTGCCGCTGGGGCGGGTGACGGCGCTGCGCCGGGGGTGGTGGATCCTCCCGCTGCCCCGGGTGATGCGGCCGTCGCTCTTCGTGGGCCAGCGGATGGCGTCCGCGCTGTGGGCCCGTCCCCTGGCCCGGGGCGTGGCCCGGCGGCTGAGGGACTTCGCCTTCTCCGGGTGGTCCCGCCCCATGCGGAAGCAGTGGCTGGGGCGGCTCGAGGTGCGCCTGCTCCGGGCCGAGGACCTGGATGCGCTCCTGGTCTTCGCCGGCGAGCGGCTGCTGGTGTCCTCGACGTTCCTGCGCCGGCAGCTCCTGGGCCGGTGGGCGCGGGACGGGGGCGCGGTGGGGGCGGCGGCGGGCGCCTTCGACGCGGCGGGGCGCCTGTGCGGCTTCGCCTACCTGGACAGCTACCGCGAGGAGGGGCTGGCGCTGGACGGGCTCTGGGTCCGCTCGCTGGTGGTGGCGCCGCGGGCCCGGAGGATGGGGGTGGCCCATCGGCTCCTGGGCTGCTTGCTGGAGGCGGCGCGGAAGCAGGGCGAGCGGCGCATCTACGCGGACGTCGATGAGGACAACCTCGCGTCCTTGAGAACGTTCCGGCGGAGGGGGTTCCGCTTCGCCTCCGCCGAGCTCATCCGGCGCGTCAATGCGGAGTGGGACGCCTCGGGGGGCAGCAAGCCCCTGGTGGCGCTGGAGCGCATGCTGGATGGCCATGACTGA
- a CDS encoding potassium transporter TrkH, giving the protein MRRLRFGDWRVAVDEALLTQVGARCALGPFLGEGGPPHLWLRAEALAEGPGTPLDPRRPSGPRFHIEGDVVRVEPPQAFLDTELALRVGLQLATLRQGGLLLHGAGVAFQARAVVALGPSGAGKSTFTRLCAREAGAEVLSDEVVGLYPGARVEGSPFCSDLDLPASRARAHLAAVLFLEKGSEERLEAVAAQEAIPAMMAQVFRPLPGEASQGEVLQRLVRITEGVALRRFIFRKDAAAAGFVRNWLHGWHTPG; this is encoded by the coding sequence ATGCGGCGGCTGCGGTTCGGCGACTGGCGCGTGGCCGTGGACGAAGCGCTCCTCACCCAGGTGGGCGCCCGGTGCGCGCTGGGGCCGTTTCTCGGGGAGGGAGGCCCCCCGCACCTGTGGCTCCGGGCGGAAGCGTTGGCCGAGGGGCCGGGCACGCCCCTGGACCCTCGCCGGCCCTCGGGACCCCGGTTCCACATCGAAGGCGACGTGGTGCGCGTGGAGCCCCCCCAGGCCTTTCTGGACACCGAGCTGGCGCTGAGGGTGGGCCTGCAGCTCGCCACCCTGCGCCAGGGGGGCCTGCTGCTGCACGGCGCGGGCGTGGCGTTCCAGGCGCGGGCGGTGGTGGCGCTCGGGCCCAGCGGGGCGGGCAAGTCCACCTTCACCCGGCTGTGTGCGCGCGAGGCCGGGGCCGAGGTGCTCTCGGACGAGGTGGTGGGGCTCTACCCGGGGGCGCGCGTGGAGGGCAGCCCCTTCTGCTCGGATCTGGACCTGCCCGCCTCGCGGGCGCGGGCGCACCTGGCGGCGGTGCTGTTCCTGGAGAAGGGGAGCGAGGAGCGGCTGGAAGCGGTGGCCGCGCAGGAGGCCATTCCGGCGATGATGGCGCAGGTCTTCCGGCCGCTGCCGGGAGAGGCGTCGCAGGGCGAGGTGCTCCAGCGGTTGGTGCGCATCACCGAAGGGGTGGCGCTGCGCCGTTTCATCTTCCGGAAGGACGCCGCCGCGGCGGGCTTCGTGAGGAACTGGCTTCATGGTTGGCACACCCCCGGTTGA